A genomic stretch from Pseudomonas mendocina includes:
- a CDS encoding Na+/H+ antiporter subunit E, which translates to MKRFFPHPLMMLVLAILWLFMVNSIALGQVVLGLILGWGIVHLTQHFLLEVPRVRKPLLLFTFMFKVFYDIVIANLQVAKLVLGSPQRLNPAFVDVPMDIENDFVLAVLSSIVSLTPGTVSAGLSADHKILLLHGLDVPDAQALIDEVKQRYEAPLMEIFECSRT; encoded by the coding sequence ATGAAGCGATTCTTTCCGCATCCACTGATGATGTTGGTTTTGGCCATCCTCTGGTTGTTTATGGTCAACAGCATTGCGTTGGGACAGGTAGTGCTCGGCCTGATTTTAGGCTGGGGCATCGTCCACCTCACACAGCACTTTCTGCTGGAAGTGCCGCGTGTCCGTAAGCCGCTGCTGCTGTTTACCTTCATGTTCAAAGTGTTCTACGACATCGTCATTGCCAACCTGCAAGTGGCCAAGCTGGTGTTGGGATCGCCGCAGCGCCTCAATCCGGCGTTTGTGGATGTGCCGATGGATATCGAAAATGACTTCGTGCTGGCAGTGCTGTCGAGCATCGTCTCGTTGACCCCTGGGACCGTATCGGCAGGCCTCAGTGCTGATCACAAGATTTTGCTGCTGCATGGGCTGGATGTGCCAGATGCGCAGGCCCTGATTGATGAAGTGAAGCAACGTTACGAAGCCCCACTCATGGAGATTTTCGAATGCTCACGTACGTAA
- a CDS encoding monovalent cation/H+ antiporter subunit D produces MNHLLILPVLIPLFMGAILLIAHRMGKPAKRVLSLLATFALIPVAACLLLQAGDDQLRVYALGNWQPPFGIILLLDRLSALMLLLTSVLASLSLIYASRGDDERGPNFHSLFQFQLLGINGAFLTGDLFNLFVFFEILLISSYVLLVHGNTGERVKAGMHYVVLNLLGSSFFLIGVGMLYGLTGTLNMADLAIKVGQADADTAPLIAAAAYFLLVVFALKAAILPLYFWLPRAYSAACAPVAALFAIMTKVGLYAIIRVFTLIFGGAANELAYLTHDLLWWLAGLTIVAGVFGALAARQLQVLLAYLVVVSVGTLLAGYALGNAESLAAALYYLVHSTLVAGGLFLLADLISRQRGDAQGALLQQAAVQQPLLLGGLFFIGCISVAGLPPFSGFLGKVMLLRAVLDEGQAQLLWPILLVGGFGLIIALSRAGSALFWAGQQAPAVTQKADPVRLLATVGLLSGSVVLVIAAQPISAYMQATAEQLMNLQPYLAIVRGGEA; encoded by the coding sequence ATGAATCATCTGTTGATCCTGCCAGTTCTGATTCCGCTGTTTATGGGGGCGATCTTGTTGATCGCTCACCGTATGGGAAAGCCTGCCAAGCGCGTGTTGTCACTGCTGGCAACTTTTGCCCTGATCCCCGTTGCTGCTTGTCTTCTGCTGCAGGCCGGTGATGACCAACTGCGTGTCTATGCATTGGGCAACTGGCAGCCACCGTTTGGCATCATCCTGCTGTTGGATCGTCTTAGCGCATTGATGCTGTTACTGACTTCTGTGTTGGCCAGTCTTTCTCTGATCTATGCTTCGCGTGGAGATGACGAGCGTGGGCCAAACTTTCACTCGCTGTTCCAGTTTCAGCTGCTAGGGATCAACGGGGCGTTCCTGACGGGCGATTTGTTCAACCTGTTCGTGTTTTTCGAGATTTTGCTGATCTCGTCCTATGTATTGTTGGTCCACGGCAATACCGGTGAGCGGGTAAAGGCTGGGATGCACTACGTGGTGCTGAACCTTCTGGGCTCGTCATTCTTTTTGATTGGCGTTGGTATGCTCTATGGCTTGACTGGCACGCTGAACATGGCTGACTTGGCAATTAAAGTCGGGCAGGCCGATGCCGACACGGCACCATTGATTGCTGCAGCGGCGTACTTTCTGTTGGTGGTCTTTGCACTCAAGGCTGCCATCCTGCCGTTGTACTTCTGGTTGCCCCGTGCCTATTCAGCTGCCTGCGCGCCGGTTGCCGCGTTGTTTGCGATCATGACCAAGGTGGGGTTGTACGCCATTATTCGCGTGTTCACCCTGATCTTCGGTGGTGCCGCCAATGAATTGGCCTATCTGACCCACGATCTGCTTTGGTGGTTGGCAGGTCTGACCATTGTTGCGGGTGTATTTGGGGCCTTAGCAGCCCGTCAGTTGCAAGTTCTGCTGGCATACCTGGTGGTGGTTTCAGTGGGAACGTTACTGGCCGGTTATGCCTTGGGGAATGCTGAGAGCCTGGCCGCTGCCTTGTATTACTTGGTGCATAGCACATTGGTCGCAGGAGGCTTGTTCCTCCTAGCCGACCTGATCAGCCGCCAGCGTGGGGATGCCCAAGGGGCGCTGCTGCAACAAGCAGCAGTGCAGCAACCTTTGCTGCTGGGTGGACTGTTCTTCATCGGTTGCATATCGGTGGCAGGTTTACCGCCATTCTCGGGCTTTCTTGGGAAAGTGATGCTGCTGCGTGCGGTACTGGACGAAGGTCAGGCGCAGTTGCTCTGGCCGATTCTGCTGGTGGGTGGCTTCGGTTTGATCATCGCTCTGAGTAGGGCAGGCAGTGCCCTTTTCTGGGCAGGACAGCAGGCACCAGCAGTCACACAAAAAGCAGACCCAGTGCGCTTGCTGGCAACCGTCGGTTTGCTCAGTGGCAGTGTTGTTCTGGTGATTGCTGCCCAACCGATTAGCGCCTACATGCAAGCTACGGCCGAGCAGTTGATGAATCTACAACCCTATCTGGCCATCGTCCGTGGAGGTGAGGCATGA
- a CDS encoding Na+/H+ antiporter subunit C, which produces MEVLFAITLGVLSASGTYLLLRGRIFPVVLGLTLLSYAVNLFLFGMGRLVTGGAAVLGSGTTQYADPIPQALVLTAIVIGFAMTAFVVVLSLRGLGELKTDHVDGKEPRA; this is translated from the coding sequence ATGGAAGTGTTATTCGCCATTACATTGGGCGTGTTGAGTGCATCGGGTACTTATCTGTTGCTAAGGGGCCGCATCTTTCCCGTGGTACTAGGGCTGACACTGTTGTCGTATGCCGTCAATTTGTTCCTTTTTGGAATGGGTCGCCTCGTTACCGGTGGGGCAGCCGTGTTGGGGAGCGGGACAACGCAATACGCTGACCCGATTCCGCAGGCCCTGGTGCTAACGGCGATTGTGATTGGCTTTGCCATGACAGCCTTTGTTGTGGTGCTGTCGTTGCGTGGGCTGGGTGAGTTGAAGACAGATCATGTCGATGGCAAGGAGCCTCGCGCATGA
- a CDS encoding monovalent cation/H+ antiporter subunit A has product MTLAMIIALPFIGIFMALLGERFGRSACAVATAIAPVIALYLLFTNYEAVFAGQTLISTYSWLPALGLNLSVRLDGLGFLFALLILGIGLLVVLYARYYLSAKEPMGRFFSYLLLFMGAMLGVVLSENLLQLVMFWELTSLASFLLIGFWSHRSDARRGARMSLTVTGGGGLAMLAGILLIGHIVGSFELTQVLASGDLITNHALYPLALVLVLLGVFTKSAQFPFHFWLPHAMAAPTPVSAYLHSATMVKAGVFLLARLYPALSGSDLWFYLVSLTGLTTLLVGAAMALFQHDLKGLLAYSTISHLGLITLLFGLDTQLSTVAAVFHIINHATFKASLFMAAGIIDHETGSRDMRRINGLWKYMPHTGLLAMVAASAMAGVPLLNGFLSKEMFFSETLNAQLLGSFHWVIPAVATVAGVFAVAYSLRFIHDVFFNGEPIDLPKYPPHEPPRYMKVPVEILVTVCLLVGIVPAYTVAPLLAASASSALGGQLPEYSLAIWHGFNLPLLMSFVALIGGILLYACRKPLFSWYEGLPTISAIDLFEQAMRSVQAFARSVTGLLENGSQQRYLLWMLCSALVLVVVALEPLETLQGTLPLTPVDALTALGFAVLCLTSVLTVVYHRERLISLMIVGGAGLMVVLAFARYSAPDLALTQVSVEVVTIILLMLVLYFMPDRTPPESSSARVLRDLLVALGVGTLIALLTFAVLTRPYDSIASFFMQNSISGGGGANVVNVILVDFRGFDTMGEITVLAIAAVGIYALLHGLHLPHPERDAFGRLWSTDSHPMILDKLSRLLLPMALLVSAFIFIRGHNLPGGGFIAGLITAIALILQYISHGVTWTQTRQPLSYHAIAGWGVMLAGLTGLGSWAFGYPFLTTSFGHFDIPLIGEIELATALLFDLGVYLAVVGATLLILSNLGHVSQDESSKEVL; this is encoded by the coding sequence ATGACGCTAGCGATGATCATCGCCTTGCCGTTTATTGGCATTTTTATGGCCTTGCTGGGTGAGCGTTTTGGGCGCTCAGCCTGTGCCGTGGCGACGGCTATCGCCCCCGTCATTGCGCTGTATCTGCTGTTTACAAACTATGAGGCGGTGTTTGCTGGTCAAACCCTCATTTCGACCTATAGCTGGTTGCCTGCGCTTGGGTTGAACCTGTCTGTACGCTTAGATGGCTTGGGCTTTTTGTTTGCCTTGCTGATTCTGGGTATCGGTCTACTGGTTGTTTTGTACGCTCGTTACTACCTGTCTGCTAAAGAGCCGATGGGGCGCTTTTTCTCTTATCTGCTGCTTTTTATGGGCGCCATGCTCGGTGTGGTGCTGTCTGAGAATTTGCTGCAACTCGTCATGTTCTGGGAACTGACCAGCCTGGCCTCTTTCTTGCTGATTGGTTTCTGGAGTCATCGCTCCGACGCTCGTCGTGGAGCTCGGATGTCCCTGACCGTTACCGGCGGTGGTGGATTGGCGATGCTGGCCGGTATCCTACTGATCGGCCATATCGTTGGCAGTTTCGAGCTGACTCAGGTGTTGGCTTCTGGCGATCTGATCACTAACCATGCGCTATATCCCCTGGCCCTTGTGTTGGTGCTACTGGGGGTGTTCACCAAGTCAGCGCAGTTCCCATTCCACTTTTGGCTGCCTCACGCGATGGCGGCGCCCACACCGGTTTCGGCCTATTTGCATTCTGCAACGATGGTCAAAGCTGGGGTGTTTCTCCTTGCGCGACTTTATCCGGCTCTTTCTGGATCGGACCTCTGGTTCTATTTGGTCAGTTTGACGGGGCTGACCACGTTGCTTGTCGGGGCAGCCATGGCCCTGTTCCAGCATGACCTGAAAGGTTTGCTGGCTTATTCGACAATCAGCCACTTGGGGTTGATTACGCTGCTGTTCGGTCTTGATACCCAGCTGTCCACTGTCGCGGCTGTATTCCATATCATCAACCACGCGACCTTTAAGGCTTCGCTGTTTATGGCCGCTGGGATCATCGACCATGAAACCGGTAGCCGTGATATGCGCAGAATCAACGGCCTGTGGAAGTACATGCCGCATACCGGCTTGCTCGCCATGGTGGCAGCTTCAGCCATGGCAGGGGTGCCGCTGCTGAATGGTTTCCTCAGTAAGGAAATGTTCTTCAGCGAAACCTTGAACGCTCAGCTCCTAGGTAGCTTCCACTGGGTAATTCCTGCGGTGGCAACCGTGGCCGGGGTTTTTGCGGTGGCTTACTCACTGCGTTTTATTCATGACGTGTTCTTTAACGGCGAGCCAATTGACCTGCCTAAATACCCGCCCCATGAGCCTCCGCGTTACATGAAGGTACCGGTGGAGATTTTGGTGACTGTTTGCTTGTTGGTGGGCATTGTTCCAGCCTATACAGTCGCACCTTTGCTTGCGGCGAGTGCTTCATCTGCACTGGGTGGGCAACTGCCGGAGTACAGTCTGGCGATCTGGCATGGTTTTAATCTGCCGCTGCTGATGAGCTTTGTTGCGCTGATCGGCGGGATTCTTCTGTATGCCTGTCGCAAGCCACTGTTTAGCTGGTATGAAGGATTGCCGACTATCAGTGCGATTGATCTGTTCGAGCAGGCTATGCGTAGCGTGCAGGCGTTTGCCCGTAGTGTCACCGGCTTGTTGGAGAACGGTTCGCAGCAGCGTTACTTACTCTGGATGCTGTGCAGTGCACTGGTCTTGGTGGTAGTTGCCCTTGAGCCATTGGAGACTTTGCAGGGCACCTTGCCGCTCACGCCCGTTGATGCACTGACTGCCCTCGGTTTTGCTGTGCTGTGCCTGACGTCAGTGTTGACTGTGGTTTATCACCGCGAGCGCTTGATTTCGCTGATGATCGTGGGGGGCGCGGGGTTGATGGTGGTGCTGGCATTCGCCCGTTACTCTGCACCCGATTTGGCATTGACCCAGGTTTCGGTAGAGGTGGTGACTATCATCCTGCTGATGTTGGTGCTGTATTTCATGCCGGATCGTACGCCGCCTGAGTCCAGCAGCGCACGTGTCTTACGTGATCTGCTTGTGGCCTTAGGAGTAGGTACGTTAATCGCATTGCTGACGTTCGCTGTGCTGACCCGGCCCTATGACAGCATTGCTTCCTTCTTTATGCAGAACAGTATTTCAGGTGGCGGCGGAGCGAACGTCGTTAACGTAATTTTGGTCGACTTCCGTGGCTTCGATACCATGGGTGAAATCACTGTACTGGCCATTGCCGCTGTGGGCATTTATGCATTGCTGCATGGCCTGCATTTGCCGCATCCGGAGCGCGATGCATTTGGCAGGTTATGGTCCACCGATAGCCATCCGATGATCCTCGACAAGCTATCGCGCCTTCTCCTGCCGATGGCGTTGCTGGTTTCTGCTTTTATCTTTATTCGTGGCCACAACCTACCTGGAGGCGGCTTTATTGCGGGCCTGATCACCGCGATTGCCCTGATCCTGCAATACATATCCCACGGCGTGACGTGGACTCAGACGCGACAGCCTTTGAGTTATCACGCGATAGCAGGTTGGGGTGTGATGTTGGCAGGTCTGACCGGTTTGGGGAGTTGGGCATTTGGTTATCCGTTCCTGACGACATCATTTGGTCATTTTGATATTCCGCTGATTGGCGAGATTGAGCTAGCCACAGCGCTGTTGTTTGACCTGGGGGTGTATCTGGCGGTGGTTGGGGCAACCCTGCTGATTCTTTCTAACCTCGGCCACGTGAGTCAGGACGAATCGAGCAAGGAGGTTCTCTGA
- a CDS encoding glycine zipper 2TM domain-containing protein: protein MRKAMVLAISLSSLALLGGCTSNLTGDSYSRDEARQVQTVRLGTIESLRPVKIEGTKTPIGSGAGAIVGGVAGSGLGGGRGSAVAAVIGAVAGGFLGAATEEGLTRTQGVEITVREDDGSLRAYVQEVQENEIFRVGDRVRIMTVNGTSRVTH from the coding sequence ATGCGTAAAGCCATGGTATTGGCCATTTCACTGAGTTCATTGGCGCTGTTGGGTGGCTGCACGTCAAACTTGACCGGCGACTCGTATTCACGGGATGAGGCTCGCCAGGTTCAAACGGTACGACTGGGGACTATTGAGTCGCTGCGTCCGGTCAAGATTGAGGGTACAAAAACACCGATCGGCTCGGGAGCCGGCGCCATCGTCGGTGGCGTGGCAGGTAGCGGATTAGGCGGCGGACGTGGCAGTGCAGTCGCTGCGGTTATCGGTGCGGTCGCGGGTGGGTTCCTGGGAGCTGCAACTGAAGAGGGGTTGACCCGTACTCAAGGCGTTGAGATCACTGTGCGTGAAGATGACGGCAGCCTTCGCGCTTATGTCCAAGAGGTCCAGGAGAACGAGATTTTCCGGGTTGGTGACCGTGTCCGTATCATGACTGTGAATGGCACCAGCCGCGTTACTCATTGA
- a CDS encoding glycerate kinase encodes MKVVIAPDSFKESLSAPDVAAAIARGWLEVFPQAEICLRPMADGGEGTVDALLAAVGGERRLLKVKGPLGVEVQAHWGWLTGNTAVIEMAAASGLALIARDQRDAARASSYGTGQLIRAALDAGARHVILGLGGSATNDGGAGLLQALGARLLDSDGQPLASGGGALAGLKTIDLSGLDPRIGHVSFEVAADVDNPLCGPKGASAVFGPQKGANPQQVSELDAALQHYASVVAQTLGQDHSQVPGTGAAGGLGFAARAFLNAGFRPGVELIAELSGLAQSIVGATLVITGEGRFDSQSLHGKTPIGVARVAQAANVPVIVLAGSLGDGYQEMYQVGIQAAFSLVPGPMTLELACASADKELQARTVDIARLWRLGRGV; translated from the coding sequence ATGAAAGTTGTCATTGCTCCTGATTCATTCAAGGAAAGTCTCTCGGCCCCTGATGTCGCTGCTGCGATTGCCCGTGGCTGGCTGGAGGTGTTTCCGCAGGCTGAAATTTGTCTGCGGCCAATGGCTGATGGGGGCGAAGGCACCGTTGATGCTCTGCTGGCCGCAGTTGGTGGTGAGCGCCGTTTATTAAAGGTGAAAGGACCGCTCGGAGTAGAAGTGCAGGCCCATTGGGGTTGGCTGACGGGCAATACGGCTGTCATTGAAATGGCGGCCGCCAGTGGGCTGGCGTTGATCGCGCGGGATCAGCGCGACGCTGCCCGCGCCAGTAGCTACGGTACAGGTCAATTGATTCGGGCAGCTCTGGATGCAGGGGCGCGGCACGTTATTCTTGGGTTGGGAGGCAGTGCCACGAATGATGGCGGCGCAGGGCTTTTGCAAGCGCTGGGTGCTCGCTTGCTCGATAGCGACGGTCAGCCACTGGCTTCAGGTGGTGGGGCGTTGGCTGGACTGAAAACGATTGATCTTTCTGGTCTGGATCCACGTATAGGTCATGTCAGCTTTGAAGTTGCAGCTGACGTAGATAACCCCTTATGTGGCCCAAAAGGCGCGTCTGCTGTATTTGGGCCGCAGAAGGGCGCGAACCCACAGCAGGTGAGCGAACTGGATGCGGCATTGCAGCATTACGCTTCAGTCGTTGCGCAGACGCTGGGCCAGGACCACAGCCAAGTCCCCGGCACCGGGGCTGCCGGAGGATTGGGTTTTGCCGCCAGAGCTTTTTTGAACGCAGGCTTCCGCCCCGGTGTCGAACTGATTGCTGAGTTGTCAGGTCTGGCGCAATCCATAGTCGGAGCTACTCTGGTTATCACAGGGGAGGGGCGTTTTGACTCCCAAAGTCTGCATGGCAAAACTCCAATCGGGGTTGCTCGTGTGGCTCAAGCGGCGAACGTTCCGGTTATTGTGCTGGCAGGCAGTTTGGGTGATGGCTATCAGGAGATGTACCAAGTTGGGATTCAGGCTGCATTTAGTTTGGTGCCTGGACCGATGACATTGGAACTGGCGTGTGCATCAGCTGACAAAGAGCTTCAAGCCCGCACTGTTGATATTGCACGGCTATGGAGGTTAGGCAGGGGCGTCTAG
- the pdxH gene encoding pyridoxamine 5'-phosphate oxidase, with protein sequence MTQTLADMRRDYTRDGLSEAQAPLEPLQLFQSWFADAVKTEQLPVEPNSMMLATVDNDGRPHCRVLLLKALDERGFTFFTNYDGAKGQQLQDNPFAAMTFFWPALERQVRIEGRVEKVTPQESDAYFQVRPLGSRLGAWASPQSRVIADRGELESLLAETEKRFLDTAPHCPPHWGGYRLIPERIEFWQGRASRLHDRLNYRLVEGTWLRERLAP encoded by the coding sequence ATGACTCAAACACTGGCTGATATGCGCCGCGACTACACCCGTGATGGCCTGAGCGAAGCCCAGGCTCCGCTTGAGCCACTGCAACTGTTCCAGAGCTGGTTTGCCGACGCAGTCAAAACCGAACAGCTCCCCGTAGAACCCAATTCAATGATGCTGGCGACCGTCGACAACGACGGCCGTCCGCATTGCCGTGTCTTGCTGCTCAAAGCCTTGGATGAGCGAGGCTTCACTTTCTTTACGAACTACGATGGCGCCAAGGGCCAGCAGCTTCAGGATAATCCATTCGCGGCGATGACTTTTTTCTGGCCAGCACTTGAGCGCCAAGTGCGCATTGAAGGGCGCGTGGAAAAGGTTACGCCGCAGGAGTCAGACGCCTATTTCCAGGTGCGCCCGCTGGGAAGTCGCTTGGGGGCTTGGGCTTCACCGCAAAGCCGGGTAATTGCTGATCGAGGTGAGCTGGAAAGCCTGCTGGCTGAAACCGAGAAGCGTTTTCTCGACACTGCACCGCATTGTCCTCCGCATTGGGGCGGTTACCGGTTGATTCCCGAACGTATTGAATTCTGGCAGGGGCGAGCCAGTCGTTTGCATGATCGCCTCAACTACCGCTTGGTAGAGGGTACCTGGCTGCGCGAGCGTCTCGCTCCGTAA
- a CDS encoding OmpA family protein codes for MPPPAVTQARLNDYEPKVKEAIKGTHFEYERRENVLVITAPVQGAFNPDRPNMMLPAMLGPLTRMAKMVEADETIGVLILGHADSSGDAKQNQILSEQRARAFTSIFRMSGLKQNRLTARGLGSVSPRAANDSPQGRALNRRVEIMLTSKDTLNALIARYSQPAPASTSAAVADVKKVTDKNAKTVAKAEKSATRN; via the coding sequence ATGCCGCCGCCGGCCGTGACCCAGGCACGTTTGAATGATTACGAACCGAAGGTCAAAGAGGCCATCAAAGGCACTCACTTCGAATACGAGCGCCGTGAAAATGTATTGGTAATCACAGCACCGGTACAAGGGGCATTCAATCCAGACCGCCCTAATATGATGCTGCCAGCAATGCTGGGCCCGTTGACACGCATGGCTAAAATGGTTGAGGCCGATGAAACCATTGGTGTGTTGATTCTGGGTCACGCTGACAGCAGTGGCGATGCCAAGCAGAATCAGATTCTCAGTGAGCAACGTGCTCGCGCGTTTACGTCGATCTTTCGCATGAGCGGTCTTAAACAGAACCGCCTGACTGCCCGTGGTCTGGGGTCTGTTTCCCCTCGCGCCGCTAACGATAGCCCACAGGGCCGAGCACTTAACCGTCGTGTTGAGATCATGCTGACATCCAAAGACACCCTTAATGCGCTGATCGCCCGCTATAGTCAGCCGGCTCCTGCCAGCACGTCCGCAGCGGTTGCCGACGTGAAAAAAGTCACTGATAAAAACGCAAAGACTGTTGCCAAGGCTGAGAAGTCGGCTACCCGCAACTGA
- a CDS encoding serine hydrolase domain-containing protein: protein MQIQGYFDLKFEALRDAFAALFDNPQERGMALCVQVGGETVVDLWAGTSDRDGQQVWHSDTILNLFSCTKTFTAVTALQLVAEGKLQLDAPVAGYWPEFAAAGKENITLRHLLSHQAGLPALRELLPAEALYDWQAMTQALAAEQPWWTPGQGHGYAPITYGWLVGEVLRRVEGRGPGESIVARIAKPLGLDFHVGLADEEFDRVATITRGKGNMGDAAAQRLLKVTMTEPTAMSTRAFTNPPSIMTSTNKPEWRRMQQPAANGHGNARSLAGFYSGLLDGSLLESDMLAELIREHAVGEDKTLLTRTRFGLGCMLDQPDVANATYGMGPRAFGHPGAGGSIGFADPERDVAFGFVTNNLGPFVLMDPRPQKLAQILTACL from the coding sequence GTGCAGATACAGGGATATTTCGATCTTAAATTTGAAGCGCTGCGTGATGCATTTGCTGCGCTGTTCGACAATCCCCAAGAGCGCGGTATGGCTCTGTGTGTGCAAGTTGGCGGCGAAACTGTCGTCGACTTGTGGGCAGGCACCTCTGACCGAGATGGCCAACAGGTTTGGCACAGCGACACCATACTTAATCTGTTTTCGTGCACCAAAACCTTCACAGCTGTCACTGCATTGCAGCTGGTGGCCGAGGGCAAACTTCAGCTGGATGCCCCTGTAGCCGGTTACTGGCCAGAGTTCGCTGCGGCTGGCAAAGAGAACATCACGCTACGCCATCTGCTCAGTCACCAAGCCGGTCTTCCGGCGTTGCGTGAGTTGTTACCGGCTGAAGCCCTCTATGATTGGCAAGCAATGACCCAAGCGTTGGCTGCCGAGCAACCCTGGTGGACGCCAGGGCAAGGGCATGGCTATGCCCCGATCACCTATGGATGGTTGGTGGGCGAAGTGTTACGGCGGGTAGAAGGGCGCGGGCCAGGAGAGTCTATCGTCGCTCGCATTGCTAAACCTTTAGGGCTGGACTTCCATGTGGGGTTGGCTGATGAGGAGTTCGATCGAGTCGCCACGATTACGCGCGGCAAAGGCAACATGGGAGATGCTGCGGCACAACGGTTGCTGAAAGTCACCATGACTGAGCCTACCGCCATGAGCACCCGGGCTTTCACCAATCCACCGTCGATCATGACCAGCACCAATAAGCCGGAGTGGCGGCGCATGCAGCAACCGGCTGCTAATGGCCATGGCAATGCCCGTAGCCTGGCTGGTTTCTACAGTGGTTTGCTGGATGGCAGCTTGCTGGAGAGCGATATGTTGGCCGAGCTGATCCGTGAACATGCAGTAGGTGAGGATAAAACCCTGCTGACCCGCACTCGCTTCGGCCTCGGCTGTATGCTGGATCAGCCTGATGTAGCTAATGCTACCTATGGTATGGGGCCGCGTGCGTTTGGGCATCCCGGAGCGGGTGGTTCTATCGGATTTGCTGATCCTGAGCGGGATGTCGCCTTTGGTTTCGTCACCAATAATCTTGGACCGTTCGTCTTGATGGACCCTCGACCACAAAAACTTGCACAAATCCTTACTGCCTGTTTGTAG